Below is a genomic region from Amyelois transitella isolate CPQ chromosome Z, ilAmyTran1.1, whole genome shotgun sequence.
CAATCATAAGTGGAATATTAAACGTGCTCGGCGAAGCTTTGGTAATCGGGTCGTACTTTGCAAGTTTTTTGCAGAGTTGTTTCAAAGTATCGTGTATACGAGTATTTGGCGACGTTTGAATTCATTggcattatttaattttggacTGTACCCCTCAGCTGTAGAGCATGCTGAGTTattcaatcctatcattacgTAAACACATTTGAGTaaagaacatttaaataaacaatgtaataaaaaaagaaaaataaataaaaaaaaacgagaaaggcgtataaactttataaaaatttataaacgaaTATCCGATATAGGCAAATCctataaaaagaattgaaCATATTTAAGCTTGCTCGTATCATCTTAGACCacatcttgcttaccatcagGCATATTGAGGTCAAAAACACTCAAATTTCCAATAAAACACCAACTTGTTTTAGGGAGCGGTAACAAAGACAATCGATAGCATCCTTTAGTAGCATCCACATAACGGACGGGACACTGAATGTCACGTAGTCTGACGCTCGTTCGAAGACATAAATCTAGCTAGATCCCGCTATCTGTTTGTAGTGCCAATGTATggaccttttttttaaactgtttcaGGAATCAGCTTTAATTGcctattaataactttttccgATTGGCTTAGGCCtggatatatatgtatgttaaaattaattatttatatatattatcccATATATGAAGTGTGTAATTTCTCTcttatatttcatattttttctttgagcCGAGTATAAGTAGCTTGAGCTCTGCTCCGCTGCCGGTGGAATGAAAGgtcaaacttaaaaataattttaaccagataatgtaaaaatttaattttaaataacagatTCAGAGAAATAtcagatttaaattttcatccgaaaatgtattaaaaggAACAGCGTCAATATTTACTTTTGATGAGGATTCGAAATTTGGCGTTTATTGAGTTTTTTGGTGGTTGATCGGTGGCAGAGtggttaaataattaatggcTCTGAATGAATATTGAATATAggttatttaacaatttttccatcttatttaaaagatatggTTAAAAGACTTTGCCGAGTGGGTGTCGATTTTGTTAGGTCAGTTTTATCAAATGTCCTGCTTGGCAGACACCATTTTGGACATTTGAGACCTaatgttatatatttgttcACAATTTGtgcacaaaattaaaaaaaaaactaaataaaaaaaaatgtgatcagaataaaaaaatgtaaatggaTATTTAAACGAAGCCTCTTGATTGTTCAAGAGGCAACGTTTAAATATCCAATATAGCTTGTGGCTTTTACTTTGTCCCATAAGGGAAAGTAACGAAATCGGAATTATAAATAGGATATTAATGGgtgtacattaatttatttatctttgacGTTGTACGTCTGTGAAGGAACATGTGGAACGTATGGCGGACGGTGCTGGAGGAGAACGAGAAGCTGGCGCGGGCGCGGCTGGCGGCCGTCGAGGTGTTCCAGCAGCAGATCGCAGACGAGGCCAAGATACTGCGCCAGCACAAGATCAACGTCGCTAAGAAGGTGAGCACCGGAGAAATCTGACTAGAGACTTTTTTCTTCAGACTTTGTTCACCGTTAGTTGAGTAGGTCTATTGTATCTggtgataattttaaaatgttagcGGATTCCCTAATTTGTATTCTTAACCCTGGAATCATTAAGAAAATActtgataaaacaaaaatttaaacattttggaAAGCacaaatatttcttgctgCAGCAAAATGTTTTCTTACTCTTACTCTGTCTTACTCCCTTATGCAGCATCGATGATTTAGGCTCGATTTAGTATCACTCACTCATTATGAGTTACTTAGATAGTAATGAGGAAATCCCAAACTCAGGCAACCGAATCTGTAACTTAGATCCAAGCTACACCTTGCCATGCAATAGCCAAGATTCTTCCGGGGTCCCGGCTGGGTTCGCTTCAGGGTCACGAAACCCAGGATTATGAGCGAGCCTAACGCTAGAAAGGTGACGATGTTTTGAGTCAATTTGCGACAAAATAAGTGGTAAAATATCTGAAATAGTTTTCGAACACGCTGGACGTGCTAACAGGCTTCCCCGTACAACTGTCAATCTTGCCGGCGTCGCTTTTGTATCGGTAATTTGATCCGACTAGATTAGCGGTCCATTCATCAGAAACTTGTTACCGTTGACGTTAGCTGAGCTAGAGAACTCCATActgaaatatttgttaatgAATACGTATATCGTTGAagaaaactacaaaaaaatgtaagtataccAATGAATCCTGTTCCCGAGGGAATTTTGAGAAATCTGTTCATTACACATCATTTTAGCTTCATTCACACTAAAGGAGTCTGAAGTAGGTAAGACTAGCGTTCGTCCGCGACTCCGCCAGTTTCCTTATGTACCCTATGTTCGTACTCCACGCTATATTCGAGTACAAAAatgtgcaaaatttcattgagGTCAGTGGTGGGTGATTGTGAACAAACATAtgtactttcgcatttattattcaaaataaaaagaaatcaaaagcAAATTTACAGGCTTTAAGTAACAAATGTTTTCAAAGGTCGAAAGTTAATCTCATTATTAAATCGACCCACAGAAATTCTGTATAACTTAAACTGAAATTCTGTAAACAAAGTATAAAGattttctttaacatacacattacaattattataaagcgTGGGCAGCTTTGTAATTTTAtccaaattacttacttaagaTAAGACAAATATTGCGTgtaatttctaaatttttatttaattgatggTTTATGAACAAAGAatctattttatgttttataattacaaaCGTAAAATAGATAAGAGGCCATTCACACGTATCAGCGCGCAGACTAAACAGCTCTTTAGatatttatactcgtattttataACCTAAGACTAGCACCGGCACATTGCATAGTAAcaggattttaaatttattcactcAGTTTCATTTCATGGAAATTACAATGTGAAAAAAGTACCTTTAACGcgagttttcttttttgacaAACGAGTGTAGGTCATCGCTCAAGCAAAGGCTTTTAACGAAATGAAGTTTTATTACGAGTTATACAGGACAGCGGTCATTCGACAGATCGGATCTTCTGGAAAATACCtgttatttcctttttaaatatattttcctgtATTCAGCCAGTAATCAGCTTACTCTTTGTACAGTAATTGAAATGGACAAAGTACCGCCCACATTCCCttcgttgttttattttaatccgtTCCCtcgttattatttactttctgATATTTTCGTTCCCTTCTCAgaaaaaaacagaataaattatacattttaccttatttataaaactttccGTAAATATtgagatgtttgttacttaaacACCGAGTTCTTTACTCGGTGTTTAAATAACATCATCTTTgctattgaataaaatttgcgCCCACACTTTCATCGGCTAATAAAGATGTCTTCATTTCTTTGAGAAACTTTCAGGAGCAAACAAATAAGAAATAGCTaaggaaaatttgaaatttaacgCATAAAGCTTTAAAAACTCGCAACTTTCAACCCCGATATTTTATATAGCGGCTGAATCCACTTTTATCGAAAGGCCTATTTACGATTTTTCTTGTAAGTCCAATCACCCTTGTCTTTAATATTATCAAATGTGTCTACGAACAAAGACAATCAAGGTTTTCAATTTTGGAAGAAATGGTAAGGCGATATACTACGACTAGTTTTATTTCATGAatgttttgtttcattaataaaaattatttctaggGCGTAAAGTTGTTAAAATTCGTTTAGGTGTTTTAGACaaggttttaaaatataaattaaaaaacttttaattatgtagaagttagtcattttattataaaaaataacatttaaatctaaaaagttctaaaataacccttttaaaactatgatcatctaaattaaacattatatcaactaaattttatatttaaaaagtgaaactatatattaattttattgaccaAACTTGTATTACTCTGTACCTATCCTGGTTATTTGAGTGTATGTGATTTTTAGCACgataataaaatcatacaaaTAGCGGAAATATTTACCGCCGCtacttgtaatttatttttgtgactgaAAGCAAAGTACAGTAATACCCATAACCTGTAGTTAGTAACTCTAGAATAAAGCATAAACAAGTCATTTAAATGATGAAATCGTCTTAGACGCAGCTcgttttctattatttttgtcactAGCTCCGGAGTTCAGCAGAACGTCAATCTGCGTCATCTCTGTGCAGTATAAAGGTAAATTGTTTCCATTCAAATTGACACTTATTAACCCTACAGGTTTCCTTCGATTCAACCTTTGGGTCACTATGACATTAGCAAGTTTctttaaactaatgtaagaTAGGTTATTGTATGATAAGTTCAAACGGCACAAAGCATTATTTCCAAGACAGTATATAATACCATCTATTACTACGAGATTATCCCTGTTGAAAGGATCCATAAATTTCCCCATTCTTCCCTCCGCAATGTCACGGGCTTTATCATAAAGATGTGAATCTAATTCTGCAGCTTCTGCACCTTTTGATTCAGGCACTAGTTTTAATGAGCCTTCTCTTTCAATGCCCTTTACTTTCTTAGCCACCTGTTTAATGGGAGGTGCGGCTTTGACTGACTTCCTTTTACTTTTCGATTGATCAGCTATACGAAGCTCTCTTAAAATTAGagtgattaatttatttttttctaagaagtatttaatttttctttctttcaaacattttaattcgTCGTCTGTCAATGGAAACGTCATAAGAGTATCAAGCAATAGTTCTCCACCAATATCTGTTAAATTGTTATCTGATAGATTCAGATAACTCAAACATCTGTTTGATCTGAGCGCGTTTGCTAAATATTTCGCACCCTCATCGGTTATTCTATTTGTCGACAAATCGAGTATGATCAAAGTTTTAGAAGCTGGCATAGGATATGCTAGTTTAGCAGCTATATCTTGTATCATTGTGTCAGTGATTTGACAGCGAGCTATAGAAACGcgtttgattaaattatggTTTTCGAATAGAACACTGTAATTTCCTTCTTTCAAGAAGGTGTTTTCCAAGCACAGCTCGGTCACGTTGGATGAgggtaaaaatttatttatttcgtatAGAGCGTACATGTCTAACCCCTGTCTTATTGTTATGGTTTGGAGACATTTATGAAACTGGACGATGAGGCCTATTATCTGGAAGAGCATTCTGGGAAGTTTTGCATTATCCTCGAATTTCAACTCGACCAAACGGTCCAGATGATCATGAATAGCAAATATCTTAATCGTGCCTTCATCTTCTAAATATCCCGATGGGCCCATCCTGTCATCTTTAAGCAAAGCAGCAAGGGAATCGGAAGATTGTTTTAACTTCGCTCTCGACTTtacaatattcttttttgctgCGCTGACACTGACGTATTGacctttaatgaaattaaaccaAACTATTAAAGCACTAAAACAATAGAAATATAAGAAACTTAGTACTAATGCCTATCACAATTCATTATTCCattttgcatatatatatattcacgtttatatcacaggttatagtgacaggttgctttcCTATCGTTTACAAGatgaatccaaagtttattagcctatcccttagccgccttttacgatattcatatattcatgggaataaaattttaatagaatttttattttatttttttgatattttacgtatatataattcagTGTCTTGACGACATAGAgattcccgtgggatttgatCAAACccgtattcttttgtaggtggcgtaaAATTCACGCGGGTGACGTTGGGGTATATTCTAGTATAAATATGAACTAAACGTAGCCCTAGAGTTCTTTTGATGACTTAAATCTAAGAAAACATCAGAATAACATTTGAATTGCGATCATATTcaaaccccgggctcctctccacgACTACCGCCCTGATGAAGATAATGAAATAGAAACCGTATAACTAAACTATTCTACAAAAGGCTCCCCTTTGTGTGTTCGAAGCATTATTGTGAGAGagagttttttaaaaatatactgacTTTGAGCAACTTTGGTAACAGCTACTGCAAAGGGGCATTGAAGTTGATTGCATGCCCAGGATAGGTACACGTCTAATTCGCCGGGGCTGGGCCGCTCTGACTTAAACCCGGTCACATCTGATCCCACCTTAGTTATATTCATACGACTCGGTTCAGCCATTAtgcaaaaatcaattaaatttaaaaaatcgtgTAAATCATCATTCAGAAACGACTTGGTAAAGACTTCAGAAATGACACTGagaatttatgaattttttgtCAGAACTAATGTCAGAATCCAGAAAAATGGGTTTTACTCGATAATGTTCTGTGAAAGAAGGTTTTATCTTTGATCTCGTAGCCATAGAAATCTCATAGAAATCCTGAATAGTTGTATTCtgtattattcagatttctatgaTTGTCTCATTATAGCTACATCATGTCATCTCAACAATCACGTATTTGCGAGTATAATTTCCAGTTGCGAAAATTTATGATTACTCCTACCTATTTCTGTTTAGAGGACGTCAGTGACTATGGTTTGTGAATTTTACGATTACGgtcaaaatgtaaaatatgacAAGTGAAAAGGGACCGGCCGCCATTGGCTAGTTTTCTCTTGAGTCATGTACTACATGATGCGATGTATTAAGGCATAATGGCGGATATCATACATGATAACATTACATGCCATGATTTTGCTGAACATCTAACGCCCACAGACAATCATTCCTAGTACACACGGGTATACTAAGAAAATTTGATTGCCATCatcaccaatagaaaaaagaataggaccactccatctctttcccatggatgtcgtaaaaagcgactaagggattataaacttgggattcttcttttaggcgatgggctagcaacctgtcactatttgaatctcaattctatcttaaagccaaatagctgaacgtggcccatcagtcttttcaatactgttgg
It encodes:
- the LOC132903960 gene encoding uncharacterized protein LOC132903960 → MAEPSRMNITKVGSDVTGFKSERPSPGELDVYLSWACNQLQCPFAVAVTKVAQSQYVSVSAAKKNIVKSRAKLKQSSDSLAALLKDDRMGPSGYLEDEGTIKIFAIHDHLDRLVELKFEDNAKLPRMLFQIIGLIVQFHKCLQTITIRQGLDMYALYEINKFLPSSNVTELCLENTFLKEGNYSVLFENHNLIKRVSIARCQITDTMIQDIAAKLAYPMPASKTLIILDLSTNRITDEGAKYLANALRSNRCLSYLNLSDNNLTDIGGELLLDTLMTFPLTDDELKSDQSKSKRKSVKAAPPIKQVAKKVKGIEREGSLKLVPESKGAEAAELDSHLYDKARDIAEGRMGKFMDPFNRDNLVVIDGIIYCLGNNALCRLNLSYNNLSYISLKKLANVIVTQRLNRRKPVGLISVNLNGNNLPLYCTEMTQIDVLLNSGASDKNNRKRAASKTISSFK